From one Comamonas piscis genomic stretch:
- a CDS encoding nuclear transport factor 2 family protein has translation MTTSNLDTIRATYEGSPEDNAQHLMAALAPDALWIEAAGSPYAGSYVGAAQIVEGVFARLGNDWATFSAQVHSYLADGDRVAVFGRYAGTHRASGKAMEASFSHLYQLRGGRIIRMEQVVDSAPMLQAMQA, from the coding sequence ATGACGACAAGCAACCTGGACACCATTCGCGCCACTTACGAAGGCAGCCCCGAGGACAACGCGCAGCACCTGATGGCGGCGCTGGCGCCTGACGCGCTGTGGATCGAGGCGGCAGGATCGCCCTATGCCGGCAGCTATGTGGGTGCTGCGCAAATCGTTGAAGGCGTGTTTGCGCGCCTGGGCAATGACTGGGCGACCTTTAGCGCCCAGGTACACAGCTACCTGGCCGATGGTGATCGGGTCGCTGTCTTTGGCCGTTACGCCGGCACTCACCGCGCCAGTGGCAAAGCGATGGAGGCGAGCTTTTCGCATCTCTACCAGCTGCGTGGTGGCCGGATCATTCGCATGGAGCAGGTGGTGGACAGCGCCCCCATGTTGCAGGCCATGCAGGCATAA
- a CDS encoding DsbA family protein — translation MNRLYYLFDPLCGWCYGAGPVLALLSQRGGDQPQLLPSGLFAGEGARPMDDAFAAYAWSNDQRIERLTGQPFSALYRSQVLDNHERMFDSGPATVALTAVALTAPQREAEALKAIQHARYVDGLDNTAIPVLLALLRGLGLEEAAARLAAPDVALMEAYSARTAQAQQLMRALGAQGVPSFVLEHDGQRQLLNASTAFSNPEAFADQWLAA, via the coding sequence ATGAATCGTCTGTATTACCTCTTCGATCCCCTCTGCGGCTGGTGCTATGGCGCTGGGCCTGTCCTCGCGCTGCTGTCGCAACGCGGCGGCGACCAGCCGCAACTGCTGCCCAGCGGCCTGTTCGCGGGCGAAGGCGCAAGGCCCATGGACGACGCCTTTGCCGCCTACGCCTGGAGCAATGACCAGCGCATCGAGCGCTTGACGGGCCAGCCCTTCAGCGCGCTCTACCGCAGCCAGGTGCTGGACAACCACGAGCGCATGTTCGACAGTGGCCCTGCCACGGTCGCGCTGACCGCCGTGGCCTTGACGGCGCCGCAACGCGAGGCCGAGGCGCTCAAAGCCATCCAGCATGCGCGCTATGTCGATGGGCTGGACAACACCGCCATCCCGGTGCTGCTGGCCTTGCTGCGTGGCCTGGGGCTTGAAGAGGCCGCTGCCCGGCTGGCAGCCCCCGATGTGGCGCTGATGGAAGCCTACAGCGCAAGAACAGCCCAGGCCCAGCAGCTGATGCGCGCGCTGGGTGCGCAAGGTGTACCCAGCTTTGTGCTGGAGCACGATGGCCAGCGGCAGCTGCTGAATGCGAGCACGGCTTTTTCCAACCCCGAGGCCTTCGCCGACCAATGGCTGGCCGCCTGA
- a CDS encoding MBL fold metallo-hydrolase produces MKQRYYTLSACALAAALLVGCDRNSTESAPAAPAASAPAAPAPADTQQAALTTEVFNPGEQAIFAVSSVLVQGKTDAVLIDAQFSAEQARKLADKIKATGKRLTTIYISHGDPDFYFGLDTLQAAFPEAKILATPQTIAHIKETNEAKLKVWGPKLGENAPKQLVVPEPLQGDSLQLEGQTLQLIGLDSPAPDRTVLWIPSIKTVAGGIPVMAGEHVWMADTQTPQSHTDWLAMLERIKALGPEVVIPGHFVGTMPAGTAAVDFTADYIRAFDEETAKAQDGAALEAAMKQRFPNLGGLESLALSAKVAKGEMQWH; encoded by the coding sequence ATGAAGCAACGCTACTACACCCTGTCCGCCTGCGCGCTGGCCGCTGCCCTGTTGGTGGGCTGCGATCGCAACAGCACCGAATCGGCGCCTGCGGCACCTGCCGCCAGTGCCCCCGCAGCACCCGCACCAGCTGACACCCAGCAGGCGGCCTTGACCACCGAGGTCTTCAACCCAGGCGAGCAGGCGATCTTTGCGGTGTCCTCCGTGCTGGTGCAGGGCAAGACGGACGCGGTGCTGATCGATGCACAGTTCTCGGCGGAGCAGGCGCGCAAGCTGGCGGACAAGATCAAGGCCACGGGCAAGCGCCTGACGACGATCTACATCAGCCATGGCGACCCGGACTTCTACTTTGGCCTGGACACCCTGCAGGCGGCTTTCCCCGAGGCCAAGATTTTGGCCACGCCGCAGACCATTGCCCATATCAAGGAAACGAATGAAGCAAAGCTGAAGGTTTGGGGCCCCAAGCTGGGCGAGAACGCGCCCAAGCAGTTGGTGGTGCCTGAACCCCTGCAAGGCGACAGCCTGCAACTGGAGGGGCAGACCCTGCAGCTGATCGGCCTCGACAGCCCGGCGCCCGACCGCACGGTGCTGTGGATCCCATCGATCAAGACGGTGGCCGGCGGCATCCCGGTGATGGCCGGTGAGCATGTGTGGATGGCCGATACCCAGACGCCGCAGTCCCACACGGATTGGCTGGCGATGCTTGAGCGCATCAAGGCGCTGGGCCCCGAGGTGGTGATCCCCGGTCACTTTGTGGGCACCATGCCTGCAGGCACGGCGGCGGTGGACTTTACCGCCGATTACATCCGCGCTTTTGACGAAGAGACGGCCAAGGCCCAGGATGGCGCGGCGCTGGAAGCGGCGATGAAGCAGCGCTTCCCCAATCTGGGAGGGCTCGAAAGCCTGGCTCTGAGCGCCAAGGTGGCCAAGGGCGAGATGCAGTGGCATTGA